A genomic stretch from Caldicellulosiruptoraceae bacterium PP1 includes:
- the acpS gene encoding holo-ACP synthase gives MIHNVGVDIVEINRIRKINNLDKFLQRFFTQSEINYILSKKNIYESIAGYFAAKEAVSKALGTGVIFRFTDIQIEKDTYGCPYVLLNNKALEIAKMNSINRIFISISHSENYATAFAIAEKEG, from the coding sequence ATGATACATAACGTAGGGGTTGATATTGTTGAAATAAATAGAATTCGCAAGATAAATAATTTAGATAAATTTTTACAGAGATTTTTTACACAAAGTGAAATAAATTATATATTATCAAAAAAAAATATTTATGAGTCCATAGCGGGTTATTTTGCAGCAAAGGAAGCAGTATCAAAGGCTTTAGGAACAGGAGTGATTTTTCGATTCACTGATATACAAATTGAGAAAGATACTTATGGCTGTCCTTATGTTTTGTTAAATAATAAAGCATTAGAAATTGCAAAAATGAATAGTATAAATAGAATTTTTATAAGTATATCTCATTCAGAAAATTATGCAACCGCTTTTGCTATTGCAGAAAAGGAGGGATAA
- a CDS encoding glycine cleavage system protein H → MYYNERICKENLWIEKDGSLAAIGITKEFENKIGDIIIFEYMKKNGYVQEGDRIARIETINNEYFLNSPYSGYIMKYNYKLESDPSLINIYPEEIEILIIDTKSLI, encoded by the coding sequence ATGTATTATAATGAAAGAATATGCAAAGAAAATTTATGGATAGAAAAAGATGGATCATTAGCGGCAATTGGTATAACTAAAGAGTTTGAGAATAAAATAGGGGATATAATAATATTTGAATACATGAAAAAGAACGGATATGTTCAAGAAGGTGACAGAATTGCTAGAATTGAAACCATAAATAATGAATATTTTCTAAATTCCCCTTATAGTGGCTATATAATGAAATACAACTATAAACTTGAGTCTGATCCCTCGCTAATTAATATTTATCCTGAGGAAATTGAGATATTAATTATAGACACAAAATCACTAATATGA
- a CDS encoding type II toxin-antitoxin system PemK/MazF family toxin: MEKVLEQNQIVDIKRGDIFYADLAPHIGSEQGGIRPVLIIQNDVGNKYSPTVIVAAITSQIGKAKFPTHVEISAGEFGLSKDSVILLEQIRTIDKIRLKNKVGKLSEEMMLKVNQAILISLGLMEWTTEGLNWKKREQSGVKSL; this comes from the coding sequence GTGGAGAAAGTGTTGGAACAAAATCAAATAGTTGATATAAAAAGAGGAGATATATTTTATGCAGACCTTGCACCTCATATTGGTTCAGAGCAAGGTGGTATAAGACCTGTTTTGATTATTCAAAACGACGTTGGTAATAAATATAGTCCAACAGTTATTGTGGCAGCTATTACATCACAAATTGGAAAAGCAAAGTTTCCAACCCATGTTGAAATATCTGCTGGTGAGTTTGGACTGTCAAAAGATTCTGTAATTTTGTTAGAGCAAATCCGAACAATTGATAAAATTCGACTTAAGAATAAAGTAGGTAAATTAAGCGAAGAGATGATGTTGAAGGTTAACCAAGCTATATTAATAAGTTTAGGACTTATGGAGTGGACAACGGAGGGATTAAATTGGAAAAAAAGAGAACAAAGTGGGGTAAAAAGCTTGTAG
- a CDS encoding M20 family metallopeptidase, with product MYNIDNLISEILQDVIEIQKNLNSIPELAFNEYKTQNYIKNILNNVDIQTIKCADTGLIGVLNDGPTCIAIRADMDAIVSDGNIMHACGHDYHMSIAIGVAMTLKKMGFDRCVKFIFQPGEEGSGGAKKMIDEGVLEKPQVQALIGLHVWPNLEVGKIALNDGPIMASVDDFELTFIGKGGHAAMPQDVINPIYPAIDTIQTINNIMLLRYDKFDPVHISFSSITAGSLPNVVPSKCIVKGTVRTYNDQLREKIHNNINEIANLAARKYECSCNFIYNYQYPALINHKELANQFIEFAKNYLGNHNVEIAEPSFTAEDFSFYCKKVPSIYFRLGIKEEDIGTYPLHSSNFSASKKSLYYGIKTLVGFILHYYQEEI from the coding sequence ATGTATAACATTGATAATTTAATTTCTGAAATACTACAAGATGTGATCGAAATACAAAAAAATTTAAATAGTATACCCGAACTTGCATTTAATGAATATAAAACTCAAAATTATATAAAAAATATATTAAATAATGTTGATATCCAGACAATAAAATGTGCTGATACAGGGCTTATTGGTGTTTTAAATGATGGCCCTACTTGTATTGCAATAAGAGCAGATATGGATGCTATCGTATCAGATGGTAATATTATGCATGCATGCGGTCATGACTATCACATGAGTATTGCAATAGGTGTGGCCATGACTTTGAAGAAAATGGGATTTGATAGATGCGTAAAATTTATCTTTCAACCAGGTGAAGAAGGAAGTGGTGGAGCAAAAAAAATGATTGATGAAGGAGTATTAGAAAAGCCTCAAGTTCAAGCACTCATTGGTCTTCACGTTTGGCCTAATCTTGAAGTAGGTAAGATTGCTTTAAATGATGGTCCAATTATGGCTAGTGTTGATGATTTTGAGTTAACCTTTATAGGAAAAGGTGGCCACGCTGCGATGCCACAGGATGTAATAAATCCTATTTATCCTGCAATTGATACAATTCAAACAATTAATAATATTATGCTATTGAGATATGATAAATTTGATCCAGTACATATTTCTTTTTCATCAATAACTGCTGGCAGTCTTCCAAACGTTGTTCCAAGCAAATGTATAGTTAAAGGAACAGTAAGAACTTATAATGATCAATTAAGAGAAAAAATACACAATAATATTAATGAAATAGCAAATTTAGCAGCAAGAAAATATGAGTGTTCTTGTAACTTTATCTATAACTATCAATATCCAGCTTTAATTAACCATAAGGAATTAGCAAATCAATTTATAGAATTTGCTAAAAATTATTTGGGCAATCATAATGTTGAAATAGCTGAACCTTCATTTACTGCAGAAGATTTTTCATTTTACTGCAAAAAAGTACCTTCTATTTATTTCAGGTTGGGCATAAAAGAAGAGGATATAGGAACATATCCTCTCCATTCAAGTAACTTTTCAGCATCCAAAAAGAGTTTATATTATGGAATAAAAACTTTAGTAGGTTTTATTTTACACTACTATCAAGAAGAGATTTAA
- a CDS encoding ABC transporter substrate-binding protein, with amino-acid sequence MFQKKKIISILLLFCFILALIPLYTYAADFPVTVKDFKGQSITINSQPNKIISLSLQTDEILLNLVSPTRIAGLSVFADDKNNSNVVNLAKNVKARFSSNDIEKIIATKPDLIIVPYYIDKAKYDLLKKSVKCPVYVSLNPNSIKSIKDEITNISKLVGEQAKGKNIIKYMDDKINFVQSKVKNIRKKKFALFYTYYFGTTYAKGTTQQEIAKYAGVVNIASVAGLKGWPNISREDIIDWDPDIIILPSASYNPKETTQQFLDKFKKDSAFKNLKAVKNNSVYILDDKHIQSVSQYIVEGIYDLAKTAYPERFKN; translated from the coding sequence ATGTTTCAAAAGAAAAAAATCATTTCTATTCTCTTGTTATTCTGCTTTATACTTGCTTTGATTCCTTTATATACATATGCTGCTGATTTTCCAGTAACTGTGAAAGATTTTAAAGGTCAGTCTATTACCATAAATAGCCAACCAAACAAAATAATATCATTATCTTTGCAAACAGATGAAATACTTCTAAACCTTGTTTCTCCAACAAGGATTGCTGGTTTATCTGTTTTTGCTGATGATAAAAATAATTCTAATGTTGTTAATTTAGCAAAGAATGTAAAAGCAAGATTTAGTAGTAATGATATTGAAAAAATTATTGCTACTAAACCTGATCTTATCATAGTTCCATATTATATAGATAAGGCAAAATATGATCTTCTAAAAAAGAGCGTAAAATGTCCTGTTTATGTAAGCTTAAATCCAAATTCTATTAAATCAATAAAAGATGAGATAACAAATATTTCAAAATTAGTTGGAGAGCAAGCAAAAGGTAAGAATATAATAAAATATATGGATGATAAAATAAACTTTGTTCAAAGCAAGGTTAAGAATATTCGCAAGAAAAAGTTTGCATTATTTTATACTTATTATTTTGGAACAACATATGCCAAAGGAACTACACAACAAGAAATTGCTAAATATGCAGGCGTTGTAAATATAGCTTCAGTAGCAGGCTTAAAAGGATGGCCGAATATTTCACGTGAAGATATTATTGATTGGGACCCTGATATAATTATTCTTCCTTCAGCTTCATATAATCCAAAAGAGACTACTCAACAATTTTTAGATAAATTTAAGAAAGATTCAGCTTTTAAGAACTTAAAAGCAGTTAAGAATAATTCAGTATATATTCTTGACGACAAGCATATACAATCTGTGTCACAGTATATTGTTGAAGGTATATATGATTTAGCAAAAACTGCATATCCTGAAAGATTTAAAAATTAA
- a CDS encoding TlpA family protein disulfide reductase, whose product MNKLNQSTKNIIFFAIFAILLGLLVYKMIYSNKSDEVITEGYINFKLKSLDGKTYSISDFRGKKILINFFATWCPPCKEEIPNLISYYEENKNDVIIIGVDIAEDINKVKQFVKEKGITYPVLLDTQGTISKAFGFQYIPTSYFLDKTGKKVNEHSGYLSKSDLIKIFNSIK is encoded by the coding sequence ATGAATAAATTGAATCAATCTACAAAAAATATTATTTTCTTTGCTATTTTTGCAATATTATTGGGTTTATTAGTTTATAAAATGATTTATTCTAACAAATCTGATGAGGTAATTACTGAAGGATATATAAATTTTAAACTTAAATCCTTAGATGGTAAAACTTATTCAATATCAGATTTTAGAGGAAAAAAGATTTTAATTAACTTTTTTGCTACATGGTGTCCACCTTGTAAAGAAGAAATTCCTAACTTGATAAGTTATTATGAGGAAAACAAAAATGATGTTATAATTATTGGTGTAGATATAGCAGAAGATATAAATAAAGTAAAACAATTTGTTAAGGAAAAAGGGATAACTTATCCAGTTTTACTAGATACTCAAGGAACAATTTCAAAGGCATTTGGGTTTCAGTACATTCCTACATCATACTTTTTAGACAAGACAGGCAAAAAAGTAAACGAACATAGTGGATATTTATCTAAAAGTGATTTAATTAAGATATTTAATAGTATAAAATAG
- a CDS encoding PLP-dependent aminotransferase family protein → MLDKTSNIPLYLQIANIIKENILSKKYFYGQKLPSLRYLCKEFGVNISTVTNALKLLQDQGFVKAVRNVGYFISYSEKDDISSFEDFISQNIPKNAIDFASGNLPYSLYPIDEFKHSLDIVINKFGASAFDYIENKNSPLIEYLLENYLKSQNIYCKLENIIIVSGAQQGIEIVSKSFLKPGDKILIENPTYFGAYSTFRSMHLDIDDFPTGNIEFLEYKMKRFKPKALYIIPFSQNPTGFTYSIDELKWIYELSYKNNVFIIEDDFFSDVNIFDDVNFMPIKSIDYKEIVFYVKSFSRLLMPALRLGFVISPSNLSEDVAFLKWTTDISTSLFIQLSFTEFLNRYYAIHLNRIKEYIKPKYNLFLNTILKNSYYIPQKPTGIFSVVSTKNLNAISLYNTLKQYNIYVSPYNLFYHNINNSNFIRLSFMNTEIKDIVNGLHTIFEIIKNFQ, encoded by the coding sequence ATGTTAGATAAAACAAGTAATATTCCATTATATTTACAAATAGCTAATATAATAAAAGAGAATATACTTTCTAAGAAATATTTCTATGGACAAAAGTTACCTTCATTAAGATATCTTTGTAAAGAATTTGGCGTAAATATATCAACTGTAACAAATGCCCTTAAATTATTACAAGATCAAGGTTTTGTTAAAGCTGTTAGAAATGTAGGCTATTTCATATCTTATTCTGAAAAAGATGATATATCATCATTTGAAGATTTTATAAGTCAAAATATTCCTAAAAATGCAATTGATTTTGCTTCTGGTAATTTACCTTATTCATTATATCCTATTGATGAATTCAAGCATTCGCTTGATATAGTAATTAATAAATTTGGTGCTTCTGCGTTTGATTATATTGAAAATAAGAATAGTCCTTTAATTGAATATCTTTTAGAAAATTATTTAAAAAGTCAAAATATTTATTGTAAACTAGAAAATATTATTATTGTATCAGGTGCCCAGCAAGGTATTGAGATTGTATCAAAAAGTTTCTTAAAGCCTGGTGATAAGATACTTATTGAAAATCCAACCTACTTCGGTGCATATAGTACATTTAGATCAATGCATTTAGATATTGATGATTTTCCAACTGGTAATATTGAATTTTTGGAATATAAAATGAAAAGGTTTAAACCTAAAGCTTTATATATAATACCATTTTCACAAAATCCTACCGGATTTACATATTCAATTGATGAACTTAAATGGATTTATGAGTTATCTTATAAAAATAATGTATTCATAATAGAAGATGATTTTTTTTCTGATGTAAATATCTTTGATGACGTTAATTTTATGCCTATAAAAAGTATAGATTATAAAGAAATAGTGTTTTATGTTAAAAGTTTTTCAAGGCTTCTTATGCCAGCCTTAAGATTAGGATTTGTAATATCACCATCAAATCTATCAGAAGATGTTGCTTTTTTAAAGTGGACAACAGATATATCAACCTCATTATTTATTCAACTGTCATTTACTGAATTTTTAAATAGATATTATGCTATACATCTGAATAGGATAAAAGAATATATTAAACCAAAGTATAACTTATTTTTAAATACTATTTTAAAAAATTCTTATTATATTCCTCAAAAACCAACAGGCATTTTTTCAGTAGTATCTACAAAGAATCTAAATGCAATATCATTATATAATACACTAAAACAATACAATATATATGTTTCCCCATATAATCTTTTTTACCATAATATAAATAATTCAAATTTTATAAGGCTTTCTTTTATGAATACTGAAATAAAAGATATTGTAAATGGTTTGCATACAATTTTTGAGATAATTAAAAATTTTCAATGA
- a CDS encoding NAD(P)H-hydrate dehydratase has protein sequence MYVLDSKQIKEIEKKAIFEVGIPEEVLMENAGFSVFEEIIKDYPNLRQKKVAVFCGPGNNGGDGFVCARYLINKVKELVVFLLGENKSKTSSIFLNVLKNIGTNIIILEDVNDLINIHFEHFDIIIDAIFGVGLSRTIEGIYKDVIDKINNSYSYVYSIDIPSGICADTGNILGCAVKADKTITFTMPKLGSILYPGAFFSGTLIVKDIGIPEDIIDSYDNILIDEHNLHVSKLYRYHDTNKADYGRLAIIAGSKFYQGAANLCSNAAYRSGCGLVYLFSPKEGLDLKPNKLDEIITIPCESNDGILNFEHFMKYSDLLSKINVIAFGPGLTISKEIVEILRYIFNNLEIPIVIDADGINVLSELNTELLKYKAPKILTPHILEAARLLKVDKEEIKNNPLYYAEFISKRFNCICVLKSSRTIVTDGNKKFININGNPGLSKGGSGDVLCGIISSFIAQGFEPLEAAKLGTYILGLTASLLSEKKSLQAMTPSDIIENIDMSIKRIIDKVNG, from the coding sequence ATGTATGTGCTAGACTCAAAACAGATAAAAGAAATAGAAAAAAAGGCAATATTTGAAGTAGGAATTCCCGAAGAAGTTTTAATGGAAAATGCAGGGTTCAGTGTCTTTGAAGAAATTATTAAAGATTATCCAAATTTAAGGCAAAAAAAGGTGGCAGTATTTTGTGGTCCAGGCAATAATGGTGGTGATGGATTTGTATGTGCAAGATATCTTATAAATAAAGTAAAGGAATTAGTTGTATTTCTGTTAGGTGAAAATAAATCAAAAACATCTAGTATATTTTTGAATGTGCTAAAAAATATAGGTACAAATATCATTATTTTGGAAGATGTTAATGACTTGATCAATATTCATTTCGAACATTTTGACATAATAATTGATGCTATTTTTGGTGTAGGTTTATCAAGAACAATAGAGGGTATTTATAAAGACGTTATTGATAAAATAAATAATAGTTATTCGTATGTTTATTCTATAGATATTCCTTCTGGCATTTGTGCTGATACAGGAAATATTCTTGGATGTGCAGTTAAAGCTGATAAAACAATTACATTTACAATGCCAAAGCTAGGTTCAATTCTTTATCCAGGTGCCTTTTTCTCTGGCACATTAATAGTAAAAGATATAGGGATACCCGAGGATATTATTGATAGTTATGATAACATCTTAATAGATGAACATAATTTGCATGTTTCAAAATTATACAGATATCACGATACAAATAAAGCGGATTATGGGAGATTAGCAATTATAGCTGGTTCAAAATTTTATCAAGGAGCGGCTAATCTTTGCTCAAATGCAGCATATAGGTCTGGTTGTGGACTTGTTTATTTATTTTCACCCAAAGAAGGTTTAGATTTAAAGCCTAATAAGTTAGATGAGATAATTACTATTCCTTGTGAGTCAAATGATGGAATATTAAATTTTGAGCATTTTATGAAATATTCAGATTTACTAAGTAAAATAAATGTTATCGCATTCGGTCCTGGGCTGACAATAAGTAAAGAGATTGTAGAAATTTTGAGGTATATTTTTAACAATTTAGAAATACCTATTGTAATAGACGCAGATGGTATAAATGTTTTATCAGAACTAAATACTGAACTTTTAAAATATAAGGCTCCAAAAATTTTAACGCCACACATTCTTGAAGCAGCGAGGCTTTTGAAAGTTGATAAAGAAGAAATAAAAAATAATCCCCTATATTATGCTGAATTTATTTCAAAAAGGTTTAACTGTATTTGTGTTCTTAAAAGTTCAAGAACAATTGTTACAGACGGAAATAAAAAGTTTATAAATATTAATGGAAACCCAGGCCTTTCTAAAGGCGGTAGTGGAGATGTTTTATGCGGAATCATTTCTTCTTTCATAGCTCAAGGATTTGAGCCTTTAGAAGCAGCAAAGTTAGGAACTTATATTTTAGGTTTAACTGCTAGCTTATTAAGTGAAAAAAAGTCATTACAAGCTATGACACCTTCAGATATAATTGAAAATATTGATATGTCTATAAAGAGAATAATTGATAAGGTTAATGGATAA
- a CDS encoding FecCD family ABC transporter permease has product MRLKFSILISLLIVVFIIAIGVGSVFIPPLHVLKAILAFIGFKIDGVSDEVLTIVTQIRLPRIIVAMTVGMALSLAGTIIQGIFRNPMAEPGIIGISSGASLGAITSIALGLNLINIYFLPLLSFIGGLLSSIIVYLLSTKRGKTPILHLILIGLSISTLLSSISSIILSNINQYQVNEYIFWMLGGLDGRSWWHVKISFLPILIILLISILFSKKINILVLGEDEAYTLGVNPELLKKLLLLLTSLITGIAVSVSGTISFVGLIVPHIMRIIVGPDYRKLIPSSVIGGGIFLIICDSIARMLFSPIEVKVGIVTSIVGVPYFLYLLKSRGAEYSL; this is encoded by the coding sequence TTGAGACTTAAGTTTTCTATACTAATTTCGCTTTTAATTGTTGTGTTTATAATAGCAATTGGGGTGGGAAGTGTTTTTATTCCCCCCCTTCATGTTTTAAAGGCAATACTTGCATTTATAGGATTTAAAATTGATGGAGTTTCTGATGAAGTTTTGACAATAGTTACTCAGATAAGGCTTCCAAGAATTATTGTTGCAATGACTGTTGGAATGGCCTTATCATTAGCTGGCACCATAATACAAGGAATATTTAGAAATCCTATGGCCGAACCTGGCATAATAGGAATTTCAAGTGGTGCAAGTCTTGGAGCTATAACTTCGATTGCATTAGGGTTAAATCTTATAAACATATATTTTTTACCATTATTATCCTTCATAGGAGGTTTGCTATCTTCAATAATTGTTTATTTATTATCAACAAAAAGAGGCAAAACCCCCATTCTTCATTTAATATTAATAGGACTTTCAATTTCAACATTATTAAGTTCAATTTCGTCTATTATTCTTTCAAACATAAATCAATATCAAGTAAATGAATATATTTTTTGGATGTTGGGTGGACTTGATGGTAGGTCTTGGTGGCATGTAAAAATAAGCTTTTTGCCAATATTAATAATATTATTAATATCAATTTTATTTTCCAAAAAAATTAATATATTGGTTTTAGGTGAAGACGAAGCATATACACTTGGAGTCAATCCAGAGTTACTGAAAAAATTACTATTATTATTAACCTCACTAATTACAGGAATAGCTGTATCTGTAAGTGGGACTATTAGTTTTGTAGGTCTTATTGTACCACACATAATGAGAATAATTGTAGGTCCAGATTATAGAAAACTAATACCGTCATCTGTCATTGGTGGAGGCATATTTTTGATTATCTGTGACAGTATTGCAAGAATGCTATTCTCACCTATTGAAGTAAAGGTAGGGATTGTTACATCAATTGTTGGCGTTCCATACTTTTTATATCTTCTAAAATCAAGAGGGGCTGAATATTCATTATGA
- the alr gene encoding alanine racemase: MNLYHRVWAEVNLDNLQYNIKNIRQKVNKNTEIMAVVKADAYGHGVLQISKILTKNGINMLAVAIIDEALQLRHFNIDNNILILGFTPFEFSKEIVENDLSQTVFTYKQAEHLSKVAVILNKKAKIHIKVDTGMGRIGFLCNQKSINEIEKISKLPNIELEGIFSHFSSADEKDADNFTQTQFEKFINFVRELEKKGVYFKYKHISNSAATLRFPQYHLDIVRPGLILYGLYPSDLDYNINLKPVMSLKAKIINVKSVPEGFPISYNRKFITKRKSIIATIPVGYADGYTRIGSSSRNVLVKGEYAPIIGNICMDQCMIDVTDIKNVNIGDEVVLIGQQGNNVITADEIAKGIGTINYEVICSISKRIPRVYIYNNRIVKILNYIL, translated from the coding sequence TTGAACTTGTATCATCGTGTGTGGGCTGAAGTTAATCTTGATAATCTGCAATATAATATTAAAAACATAAGACAAAAAGTTAATAAAAATACTGAGATTATGGCTGTAGTTAAAGCAGATGCTTATGGACACGGGGTTTTGCAAATATCAAAAATACTAACTAAAAATGGCATTAATATGCTTGCTGTTGCTATTATTGATGAAGCATTACAGCTAAGGCATTTTAATATAGATAATAATATTCTAATATTGGGTTTCACACCTTTTGAATTTTCAAAAGAGATAGTTGAAAATGATTTGTCTCAAACTGTTTTTACATATAAACAAGCTGAACACCTTTCAAAAGTTGCAGTAATATTAAATAAAAAAGCAAAGATACATATCAAGGTTGATACTGGGATGGGTAGAATTGGCTTTTTGTGTAACCAAAAAAGCATAAACGAAATTGAAAAGATTTCTAAACTACCTAATATAGAACTTGAAGGTATATTCTCACATTTCTCTTCTGCAGATGAGAAAGATGCAGATAATTTTACACAAACCCAATTCGAAAAATTCATTAATTTTGTGAGAGAATTAGAGAAAAAAGGGGTATACTTTAAATATAAGCATATTTCAAATAGTGCGGCTACACTTAGATTCCCCCAATATCACCTTGATATTGTTCGTCCTGGTTTAATATTATATGGTCTGTATCCATCAGATTTAGATTATAATATAAATCTTAAACCAGTGATGAGCTTAAAGGCAAAGATAATAAATGTTAAGAGTGTACCTGAAGGATTTCCAATTAGCTACAACAGAAAATTTATTACCAAAAGAAAGAGCATTATTGCGACAATACCTGTTGGATATGCTGATGGTTATACAAGGATAGGTAGCAGTTCACGAAATGTTCTTGTGAAAGGTGAATATGCACCTATTATTGGTAATATCTGCATGGATCAATGCATGATTGATGTAACTGATATTAAAAATGTAAATATTGGTGATGAGGTTGTACTAATTGGCCAACAAGGGAATAATGTAATTACAGCTGACGAGATTGCAAAGGGTATAGGAACAATTAATTACGAAGTCATTTGCTCAATTAGCAAAAGGATACCAAGAGTTTATATTTACAATAACCGTATTGTAAAAATATTAAACTATATATTATGA
- a CDS encoding cytochrome c biogenesis CcdA family protein: protein MTISILTAFTAGILSFFSPCIIPLIPVYVTYLFTLNNNKWLNILMFILGFTTVFISFGIISSLFGSTLGNYREYIVKIGAIIIILMGLLMLDIGPAFLKANLIPVGGNKTEVKGPFLLGVILSISWTPCIGPVLASILILAATTKTLYEAIIYLLVYSLGLTIPFVITAILINRIKSIIKIISKYSRYIEIISGIMLILFGLLIFFDKINIIY from the coding sequence ATGACAATTAGTATATTAACAGCCTTTACTGCTGGTATTTTATCTTTTTTCTCTCCATGTATTATCCCATTAATACCTGTATACGTGACATATTTATTTACATTAAATAATAATAAATGGCTCAACATTTTAATGTTTATATTAGGTTTTACAACTGTTTTTATTTCATTTGGGATAATATCTTCACTATTTGGCAGTACGTTAGGTAATTATAGAGAATACATAGTAAAAATTGGAGCAATAATAATTATATTAATGGGTCTATTGATGCTGGACATAGGGCCAGCTTTTTTAAAGGCAAATTTGATACCCGTGGGGGGTAATAAAACTGAGGTTAAAGGTCCTTTTTTACTTGGAGTAATATTAAGTATTAGTTGGACACCTTGCATTGGACCTGTGCTTGCAAGTATTTTGATTTTAGCAGCTACAACTAAAACTTTATATGAAGCTATAATTTATTTACTGGTATATTCATTAGGACTTACAATACCTTTTGTAATTACTGCAATATTAATAAATAGAATAAAATCAATTATTAAGATTATTTCTAAATATAGTAGATATATTGAGATTATAAGTGGAATAATGCTTATACTTTTTGGATTATTAATCTTTTTTGATAAGATAAATATTATATATTAA